Proteins from a genomic interval of Triplophysa dalaica isolate WHDGS20190420 chromosome 21, ASM1584641v1, whole genome shotgun sequence:
- the b3gnt5a gene encoding lactosylceramide 1,3-N-acetyl-beta-D-glucosaminyltransferase A, with protein MLINHRRIRKWHFLQLISMCCILSVLMVCWDHVDNHVVSHVKSYSYRYLINSYGFINKSLSVSQEDAARFSSFPYLFNQKDICKDKDVLLLLFVKSSPENFNRRQAIRSTWGNETYMRSELGVEVKVVFAMGVHKDNGFLQGDLRKESTSHGDLVQQDFLDTFHNLTVKLLLQFSWMHDNCAHAHFLMSADDDVFIHMPNLVRYLQDLKRQNVRNFWVGHVHRGAPPIRSKSSKYYMPFDMYQWSSYPDYTAGAGYVVSGDVAAKIYQATLSLNASMYIDDVFMGICAIVAGISPQEHVYFSGEGKTPYHRCIYEKMITSHGHENDIGYLWKAATDPQVKGTSSGVMGRLYCVAVKMMLLCKPYFSNTYSCTGAFT; from the coding sequence ATGTTGATAAATCACAGACGGATCAGGAAATGGCATTTTCTACAGCTTATTTCAATGTGCTGTATCTTGTCGGTGCTCATGGTTTGCTGGGACCACGTGGACAACCACGTGGTCAGCCACGTGAAGTCGTACTCCTACCGCTATCTGATCAACAGCTACGGTTTCATCAACAAGAGCCTGAGCGTCAGCCAGGAGGACGCGGCGAGGTTCAGCAGTTTCCCGTATTTGTTCAATCAAAAGGACATTTGTAAAGACAAGGATGTGTTGCTGCTGCTCTTTGTGAAATCCTCGCCGGAAAACTTCAACAGAAGGCAGGCAATACGTTCCACCTGGGGCAACGAAACGTACATGAGAAGCGAGCTGGGTGTCGAGGTGAAAGTTGTGTTTGCTATGGGAGTTCACAAAGACAATGGTTTCCTGCAAGGGGATTTGCGCAAGGAAAGCACCAGCCATGGCGACCTGGTTCAACAGGACTTTCTCGACACCTTCCATAACCTCACTGTGAAACTGCTTCTCCAGTTCAGCTGGATGCATGATAACTGCGCACACGCCCACTTTTTGATGTCTGCCgatgatgatgttttcattCACATGCCTAATCTGGTGCGTTACCTACAGGACCTCAAGAGACAGAACGTGCGCAATTTCTGGGTGGGCCACGTGCACAGGGGAGCGCCTCCCATTCGCAGTAAGAGCAGTAAATACTACATGCCCTTTGACATGTACCAGTGGTCGTCCTATCCTGACTACACTGCCGGCGCCGGTTACGTGGTGTCCGGAGACGTGGCAGCAAAAATCTATCAGGCCACCCTATCTCTTAATGCTTCCATGTACATCGATGACGTCTTCATGGGTATCTGCGCCATCGTAGCGGGCATCTCGCCCCAAGAACACGTTTACTTCTCAGGTGAGGGGAAAACGCCTTATCACCGatgcatttatgaaaaaatgatCACCTCACACGGACACGAGAATGATATCGGGTATCTGTGGAAGGCGGCAACTGACCCGCAGGTAAAAGGCACATCTTCAGGAGTAATGGGGAGACTGTATTGTGTGGCTGTGAAAATGATGTTACTTTGCAAGCCGTACTTCTCAAATACCTACTCATGCACGGGAGCTTTTACATGA